A stretch of DNA from Ranitomeya variabilis isolate aRanVar5 chromosome 1, aRanVar5.hap1, whole genome shotgun sequence:
tgtgtatccatgtaaccgattttaaactgccttgagcctattttttgttattttaggccttcgttagcctgtctgcggtccctccttgcaatactcctccactgaccacaatgctgcctgtgtatccatgtaaccgattttaaactgccttgagcctatttttatttattttaggccttctttagcctgtctgcggtccctacttgcaatactcctccactgaccacaatgctgcctgtgtatccatgtaaccgatttaaaactgccttgagcctattttttgttattttaggccttcgttagcctgtctgcggtccctccttgcaatactcctccactgaccacaatgctgcctgtgtatccatgtaaccgattttaaactgccttgagcctatatttatttattttaggccttcgttagcctgtctgcggtccctcctagcaatactcctccactgaccacaatgctgcctgtgtatccatgtaaccgatttaaaactgccttgagcctattttttgttattttaggccttcgttagcctgtctgaggtccctcaatgcaatactcctccactgaccacaatgctgcctgtgtatccatgtaaccgattttaaactgccttgagcctattttttgttattttaggccttcgttagcctgtctgcggtccctccttgcaatactcctccactgaccacaatgctgcctgtgtatccatgtaaccgattttaaactgccttgagcctatttttatctattttaggccttcattagcctgtctgcggtccgtacttgcaatactcctcaactgaccacaatgctgcctgtgtatccatgtaaccgatttaaaactgccttgagcctattttttgttattttaggccttcgttagcctgtctgcggtccctccttgcaatactcctccactgaccacaatgctgcctgtgtatccatgtaaccgattttaaactgccttgagcctatttttatttattttaggccttcattagcctgtctgcggtccctccttgcaatactcctccactgaccacaatgctgcctgtgtatccatgtaaccgattttaaactgccttgagcctatcttttgttattttaggccttctttagcctgtctgcggtccctccttgcaatactcctccactgaccacaatgctgcctgtgtatccatgtaaccgatttaaaactgccttgagcctattttttggtattttaggccttcgttagcctgtctgcgggccctccttgcaatcctcctccgctgaccacaccaatgctgcctgtgtacccctggaacctatttaaaagttcatagagcctatttatatattttatttaatattaataaagccatgatggactacgctgtaccacgctacaagctaaccagtcgacacttcttttgcgagaaaagctatcccaaccctccaccagcatgtaaaagaccgcattgtccatgcactctggcaatctgtgagtacaaaggtgcacctgacaacagacgcatcgacctgtaggcatggccacggaaggtttcgtgtccattacggcgcaatgggttaatgtggtggatgcatggtccacaggggacagcctactaagtctgtctgcagtccctaattcaaattgtcctccactgtctaaatctgagcttcaaccttctggctctccttaagtgcttttttaaaaaaaattggtggttggggcctaataactctgtctgccgctccctggtgttgacctcaactgaataaatctgagcttcaaccttctggctctcattttttttttttttttaattggtggttggggcctaatacctctgtttgccgctccctggtgttctcctcaactgaataaatctgagctttaaccttctggctctcattaagtgcttttttaaaaaaaaattggtgtttggggcctaatacctctgtttgccgctcactgttgtttgtcctcaactgtataaagctgtgcttcaaccttctggctttcggcctatagtatcagatattaaacagcatttggccatcaactttggttgcggcctactaacggtgtctgccgctccctggtgtttgtcctcaactgtataaagctgagcttcaaccttctggctctccttaagtgcttttttaaaaaaaattagtggttggggcctaataactctgtctgccgctccctggtgtttgccctcaactgtataaagctgagcttcaactttctggctttcggcctatagtatcagatattaaactgcatttggccttcaactttggtgacggcctactaacggtgtctgccgctccctggtgtttgtcctcaactgtataaagctgagcttcaaccttctggctctccttaagtgcttttttaaaaaaaattggtggttggggcctaataactctgtctgccgctccctggtgtttgtcctcaactgtataaagctgagcttcaaccttctggctttcggcctatagtatcagatattaaacagcatttggccttcatctttggttgcggcctactaacggtgtctgccgctccctggtgtttgtcctcaactgtataaagctgagcttcaaccttctggctctcattaagtgctgttttttttaaaaattggtggttagggcctactaacggtgtatgccgctccctggtgtttgtcatcaactgtataaagctgagcttcaaccttctggctctcattaagtgttttttttaaaaaaaattggtgtttggggcctaatatctctgtttgtcgctccctggtgttctcctcaactgaataaatctgagcttcaaccttctggctctcatttttttttttttttttaattggtgtttggggtctaatacctctgtttgctgctccctgttgtttgtcctcaactgtataaagctgagcttcaaccttctggctttcggcccatagtatcagatattaaactgcatttggccttcaactttggttacggcctactaacggtgtctgccgctccctggtgcttgtcctcaactgtataaagctgagcttcaaccttctggctctcattaagtgctgttttttaaaaaattggtggttagggcctactaacggtgtctgcagctccctggtgttgtcctcctcctgagtgttctcctcctccttggtgttctcctccaggttgccttgtctgagcttcaaccttctggctctcattaagtgcttttttaacaaaaaattggtggttagggcctactaacggtgtctgccgctccatggtgttgtcctccactgtataaagctgagcttcagtctttaggcttttggcctatagtagcagatattaaactgcatttggcctactagtgtggttgggcccttaaaacagtgtctgctgctcctgggtttgctactccactgaacaaagcaatgccgactgtttagtcctgctaccaattttgaactgcatttagcctactttattctttggccctatatctgtgtttcctcctcatcctgcccattgcccagccactgctagatgagtctgctggtacattgacctagaccactacattccccttgcactctacacagccagaatctgaccctgctgaaagtaaggttccccttcccgcatgttataccaccttacacagggacaaagaggaaggtgcagatgaaactgcaggttccttcatcaggtgggggggcatactcgttggcgacgtcactggcacagggcccctcagattacgcaaaagtgtcactgctggtgggaggcgcccccgccgtgcaaacacaccgctgtactttgaggggccctgtgccagtgccaatgccaacgagtgggcccccctgcttgcttaggatcacagcacttgcaaacttgacatacttacctcacactgctccaccgccgtgacgtagtccacgtttcctgggcccactaaaaccttgaaccagccctaccccccacaacttttgccaaatgacccccaatttccaatgcccaactattattataaagttaattaagattgacaagcttcagaaacaagaatggatgtttttggcattaaaatgggcactgtaggtgttttcctggcctccactcactgtcgactatgcttccccattgacttgcattgggtttcgtgtttcggtcgatccccgacttttagcgataatcggccgactgcactcgactcgactctggacaaagtcgggtttcgcaaaacccgactcgatcttaaaaaaatgaaagtcgctcaaccctattcaaaaCAATTGATAAAAAAGCTACAAATTTTGGGATTATGAAAGAAAGCAGAAACATCACACAAAACTTCAACTACTACTGTGCATCACCCATATTATCTCATCATAGTGCTAACCAAATACCACCATGCAAAATCCACAATACAACTCAACATACTTCCTCATAAGGACGCATACCATAGTTCAGTACAAATTCCTTTCTGGCGGACATAGAGAATTACTGCAGTGCAGCACAGAATAATGCCACAGTAGCGTTAAGCATCCCAATGTATTTCTGAAAAGTGGTCTATTTAAGATCGTGTGTACATCTATGCTGGAGGCATTTGACAATCAGAAAGTAGGCACATCCATCTTGGTGGGATTATAAGTCAACAGTGTCTGTCATTGCCTATAGTTCTCGTCATGTTCAAATATTCTTTTCAGTACAgaatgaaaaatgaaaattactgACACTCAAATACAGTGAGTGTATTACATCTACATACAACTGTTACAATGCCAGGTTTTTGTcttgcaaaaaaaatcattttggattttaaccccttagtgacggagccaaatttttaaaatctgaccagtgtcactttacatggtaataactctggaatgcttcaatgtatccaATGGATTTggagagtgttttttcgtgacacattatactttatgataatggtaaatttagatcaacatgttttgtgtttatttataaaaaatatcagaaatttgacaaaaaaataagaaaatgtgcaattttcaaactttgaatgatattTCTTTATCCCAGATATTCATCCCATAGCAAAACATTGATAAAACTTCTCTCATGTCTGCTTcaaatcagcatcatttgtaaaatgttattttgttttgttagcattctaaaagagttaaaaatgtaacagtaatttttttagggacctatccaggtttgaagtgactttggtggCCCAATACATTGGAAACCACCCAAacgtgatgccattttaaaaacagcacctcaacatattgaaaactgttgtcaggtagtttattaaccctacaggtgGTTTTCTGAAACTAATTTAAAGTGACagaacagaaatgaaaaagtgtatttttaccacctaactgttggtaacttctgaacaggtcactacagacggcagactctaaggccactatgtgGCCATGAACAGCTAGggcaaacatcaggatcacacaatcatgatctcagtatctaaggggttaaacagatatggatggtgcaaacactgatcgtcggTAATCCATCAAGTTGTCAACTACAGTGTACAGCTGCTGGATTATCACCTGTAtgaggatgctagtctcttatatctcaggtcagtaaaaagacatattggtggtcattaagaggTTAGTGTCACCAATAATCTGAATAAAACCCTTTTAGATataagctgaaataattttttgggggtaaTAGAAATTACAAAACCAAAATaaagtggttgcataagtgtgagcaCACTGTTATGACTGGAGATGTGGTTGTGTTTTCATATTAAATTGTAGTCAGTGCAGAGCTTTCATCATTTTCAGAGAATCTGATAAACCCCATAGAAAGTTTAGCTGATCTAGTTGGATTTTCCTGATATTTTCTTGATTGCaatttacagcaaaagccatggtctATAAACAGCTTAAAACACAACAAAGGGATCTAAATTGTTGAAAGTTTCAGTCAGCAGAAGGGTACAAACACTTTTCCAAGGCAGTAGACGGTGAAGATGGTCATCAAAATGTGGCTTGATGTTGACACAACACTGACATTGTCTAGAACTGATGTCCCTCAAAACTagatgaaaagacaagaagaagattGGTCCAGGAAGCTGTCAAAAAACCTACAGCaatattaaaggagctgcaggaattgttGGCAAGTACtagttgtgtactgcatgtgacaacaatctaccATATTTTTAATATGTAAGGCAAGTAAAGTAGGATGACAAGACAGAAGTCTTTCCTTACAATAAAATGCATCCAGGCCTGACtatgtgaagcatggtggaggcatcaTTGTGCTAAAGGGACAATTTTCAACATCTGGGACTAGGGTTTTAGTCAAGGTGGAgaaaattatgaacagttccaaatataagtCATTTTTACAGCTAAAGCTTAAGTCTTCCCTAAAAAGCTGAGGATGAACAGAAATTTTACCTTTCGGCACCACATTGACCATAAACATACTTTCAAATAATAAAAAGAACGGCTTTGCTAGAAGGAAaacaaagttttggaatggccaagcTAAAGCACAGATGTGAAACCAATTGAAAATCTGTAGGTTGCCTAAGTAGGGcattgtacacaggagatgcccttgtAATCTGACATATTTGCAAAGCTATTGCAAGGAACAGAAGGCAGAAATTGCCAAAGAGGCCATCATAATTGACTCCAATTCCAAAAAGGCTGAAAGCTGTCAATTACATTCATAGGGTTCATAAACAATGTATTAGTTTAAGCATGTGAATATTTAAGCTCGATTTTTTTTCTTACAACAAAAAACTATTTTAGTTTATTCCTTGATCAAATGTACAGATTGTGGGTGAAAAAGTTCTGAAATCATacttttttaagaatttttttgcttaacaaaaacctggcattttaacagagaTGCAAAGATCTTTTATATCCACTGTAGTTTTGGCACACATTAAGTTAGAGACAAATTTTAAGAATCTGAATCATTTTTATAACACATGTACAAATATGTACGAATACCCTTAAATTATGGTCACAATGTGATTACTAGGAAAACAGAGAATAGAAGGATCCGAGCATCACATTACCTTGAATGCAGAACAGTGGGCTTCCCCATGATGCCCTGAAGTTATGTCCATGCCCTATGTAATAGCCAGTGTATTTTTTGCATGGAATGTGTACGCTCAGTCATTGGTCAGGCACAAAGAGATAGTACACAGAATACAGTGTGTGGGAAGAAAAGAATATATTTACTGAAATTGGTAGAGAGTTAAGAAGGAATAACTGTTTCACATTGTGTTGCTGCTAATCACTGCTGGACTTCACTCAATCAGTCTGCTCTCAAAAGATCTGTGCagtatttacagtggggaaaaaagaatttagtcatccaccaattgtgcaagttctcccacttgaaaagatgagagaggcctgttattgacatcataggtagaccacaactatgagggtcaaaatgagaaaacaaatccagaaaatcaccttgtctgttttggcgagatttattttgcaaaatatggtggaaaataagtatttgatcacctaaaaacatgcaaaatttctggctctcaaagaccagtaacttcttctttaagaggctcctctgtcgtcCATTCATTTATAAATCTATAAAGCAACGATAGGCTATGtcatccactcattacctgtagtaatggcacctgtttgaacttgttatcagtataaaatgcacctgtccacaacctcaaacagtcacactccaaaatccactatggtgaagaccaaagagctgtcgtaggacaccagaaacaaaattgtagccctgcaccaggctgagaagactgaatctgcaataggcaagcaacttggtgagaagAAATCAACCGTGGGAGTAATAATAAGAAAATGtaaaacatacaagaccactgataatctaccTCGATCTGGGACTACACGCAAGGTCTCAACCCATGGGGTCAAAATAATCTCAAGAATGGTGAgtgaaaatcccagaaccacaggaGGGGCCCTAGTAAATGATCTGCATAGatatgggaccaccgtaacaaaggctactatATTTAACACACTACGTCGCTAGGGACTCAGATCATACAGTGCCAGATATGTCCCCATGCTTAAGCCAGTAcctgtccaggcccatctgaagtttgctagagagcatttggattatccagaagaattttgggagaatgtcatatgatctGATGAAACCAAATAAGAACTGATTGAGAGAaccaaaactcatcatgtttggaggagacagaagacTGAGTTgcttccaaagaacaccatactgtgaagcatgggggcggCAACACCATGCTTTGGGGTTGTCTCTCTTCAAAGGGACCAGGATTACTAATCCGtgtgcatgaaagaatgaatggggccatgtatcgtgagattgtgagtgcaaacctccttccatcagcaagggcattgaagatgaaacatggatgggtctttcagcataataATGATTCCAagtacactgccagggcaacaaacgtgtggcttcataagaagcatatgaaggtcgtggagtggcctagccagtctccagatctcaaccccatataaaacctttggagggagttgaaagtccatgttgcccagtgacaggcccaaaacatcactgctctagaggagttctgcatggaggaatgggccaacatatcaccaacagtgtgtgccaaccttgtgaagacttacagaaaattagAGCTATGCCTCACTGCATTGTCACAAAGCTGgtgtttatttttccttccacattccattaattcctgtgaagcacctgaagggttaataaacttcttcaatatggttttgagcaccttgagagatgcagttttttgaatggtgccacttttgggtattttctctcacttAGGCCCCTCAATGTCACGTCAAATgtaagatggtccctaaaaaaacttgtttcgtaaattttgtttcaaaaatgagaaattgctggtcaacttttaacccttataatgttccccaaaaaatatttttcaaaaggtgtgctgatgcaaagtagacatgtgggaaatgttatttattaactattttgtgtgacatgactctctgatataagggaataaaaattcaaagtttgaaaattgcgaaatttttaaactgtttgccaaatttccgattttttcacaaataaacatgtcATATGCAATAAATGTTatgactgtcatgaagtacaatacttcATGAAAAAAATAGTATCAAAATTaatgggatccattaaagcgttcatgATTTATGACCATATAAAATCAcggtggtcagatttgaaaaaattggcctggtcagaaaggtgaaagcaggctttggggtgaaggggttaaaagcgagAAGAGCTTCATAGAAATGGACATAGGTAAGCACAATCAATAAACTCAACATAATCTGTTCCACAGAAGTGGTATAAGCACATAAGAAATATAGCCAGTCTTTGACTATAGGACATTTCTTGTGAAGGCACATTTAAGCTGATAAATGTACCAAATTCATAAACAGACAGATACAGTACTGTTTTACACACTGTATGTTGTATTGAGTCTCACGTACATGAGCATGAGGCTGTTGCATGAACAGTAAGAATTCTATATAGAGTAGCTGTAGCAGATGCCCTGCGAAATCGAGTTCCCCTGTGCATCTTAAGCACCCTAGCATGGCACTGATGGTGCGCATTCACAGTGAGGTGACACAATATTTCCAAAGATTGCCACATCTCTAGATGGATTATGATAAAAGTAAACCACAAAAACAATGATAGACCTGTGTTTCTTTCactatttcaccacatttggaaatTTCCAGTAAATTTTATAGTCACATTGTTAGGCTGTTCCAACccaaacaacccccccccccacaaaaaaaaataatgaaataaaagttatagctctttgaAGAAGAGGAAGGTTTAAAGCGGTTAAGAAAATGCATGGCCAATAGTGGGTTTTCTTTGTTGTAACAGCTAACCATTCTTAACCCAGATCCATGGTATTGAACTTATCATCTGGCCAACAATAAATCAAAACCAGTTTATCAAGACATGACAACAGATACAACTTACTCATGATGTTTAGCTTTATTCTTCTAATAATTGTCTTGTTTTCACTTTTGATTTTGCCAGTATGTTCCACAGCTTAGGTAAGAATATACAGATCACTATTCCATTTCCTGAAGCCAATATGGCAAAAACTTCCACACTAACCATATTTTTCCCTTTACTGCTTACATAGGCTGGAATGGCACAGATCCAGACACTGAAGAACACCAGCATGCTGAAGGTGATGTGCTGGGCTTCATTGAAGATATCAGGTAATTTCCTCACCATGAAAGCCAGAATTAGACTCACCGCGGCCAGAAACCCCATGTAACCCAACATGACATAGAAGGCCAGTCTTGAGCCCTCATTACATTGGATGATGATCTTTCCAGGATATGAGTCCATATCTAGCTCCTGAAATGGAGGAGAAAACAACAACCAGAGtatggcattcaggacctgaagagATGATAAGATCATCACTATAGAATTAGGAAGTTTAACGCCGAGCCATTTCCTCCATGAACTGCCAGGTGTGGTGGCTTTGAATGCGATACATACTGTGATGGTCTTGGCCAAGATTGATGACAACACAACAGTGAAGATGATTCCAAAGTAGACATGACGGAGCATACAAGTTATATCCACTGGTTTACCGATAAAGAGGAAAATACAGAGCAAACTGAGCTTGAGAGAAACAAGGATGATGAAGCTGAGGTTCCGATTATTAGCTCTGACAACAGGAGTGTTCCGGAAACATATAAATATTCCTATTAGTAACAGAATTGTAGTAGAAGATAAAACAAACAAGAATAAGAAGACATAGGCGACTACAtcagtgtcataagagagaaactcAATAACTTTAGGGACACACTTGTCTCTTTTCTCATTTGGCCATTCGATGTATAAGCACTTTTCACAGTTTTCAGCATCTGAAATATAGAAATGTATGTATTAGAAGAGCAAAATATAAATGTTTTAACAATTTATTTTTGAGTATTTTTAAATGGATTATATGGGAGCAACCGTAGCATCAAGGCCTAAGTTGGCCTTAATGGCCAAACAtctctttttgtttttttaaattgacgCATAACTTTTCATTTTTGCCTTAGTATAGATTTATTGGGCTTCTTTATCGTGGGGATGAGTTGTATTTGTCAGTGGCACCATTTTTAGATGATTATTTCATTTATAACCTAATTTTTTAAAATGAGAAATAGAAAAAACagcaatgttgttgtttttttactgtttaattttaaaattattttaaatttAACATTATTCTTTTGGACAGTACAATTGTGACAATATCACATTCATATagttttatttacattttatttatttgcaataagttaaaaaaaaatgttgacatattttgagagctatttcCTAGGTATTTCCGTGCtaattatgttactatgttattaggTTCATtacaaggacgtagatctggggatttattcttacAGAAtaaaggctgaactggatggacaaatgttttttttcagccttgctaactatgttactatgttattaggTTGTATTATTTTTAATCAGTGTAACTGAGGGTTCCTTTTTTGCATAAGATTAATTTAGATTGACACCACTTTTTATAACAATTTTTTGGAAAGTGTaacataacaaaacaaaaaatagatTGAAATTCTGGAATTTTATTGCTTTCaaatctttaaaggggttgcccaggatTTTCACAAAAGTATTCAGCCACTTTGGTGCCAAAGGCGAGACCGAGCAGTTATACGACCACAattatgcaatatgcatactcctggccacattctaACTAAATGGGTTGAGCCTTGTTCAGTTTGCTTGGATTCACTTGTAGCTCCCATCCTGGTCTTCCACTTGCTTCTATCAGCTTTGATTTCTTCTGTTCTTCAAGATCTCTTCTGAGATTTCTTTCCCTCTGCACCAGGCTGAATAGGCACGAGGAGATGTAGGCTGTAATATTGTGATCTCACCACATCACAAACTCACCACGTTACTCACGTAAGGCCTAGTAAGCACCTCAGGGGAAGCATATTGTACCATTCTAATGTGGTAGTTCTCACCATGCAAATCATCACCTTCTCAGCTCAATGCTTAGAGGGATAAACTATATTTTCATTAATATACTGGGTTCAGAAATGAGTATTTCAGGAATAGATTGCACTCCCGAATATGGAAGCACTATGCTTTTACTTCTGACAATTCGCTAGAAAACACCTCAGCAGCACTTCCTACACATAGGCACAATCACACCTGTTAGCAAATATCTACAAAGCTGGATACAATGCTTTCCCAAAATGGTTTTTTAGTAGTGGTACTCTGCAGTAACTTCTGTCTGTAGCTAAGACACTTTTGTAGTTTATTTACTCTGAtatgattagagatgggcgaaacCGAGCACTAAAGTTTATCAACGgtacctgtgctctaaataaataacttataagaaaaaactggcatgggttcacatgtatttttgacaaccagtcaggcaaaactgtcAGATACCgggtgcaaccctcagctgtcagctgggAGACTTCACACCTCATGGaacacctccatttttttatttttataccgaccacactcagatggcacaatcatcagtttcatagactacaatTGATgtgaaaatgtaagaatagtaaccagACAGTTGACTAATCAATCGACCCACAGTAGTACCAGTTATTATGGCACAcaacagtcagccatgggccatgcatgagatatcaAGGTCTGGTCCAGcagttacagcttggaattgacgtTTAAATGAGGACAtggtggttaaagggaacctgtcacccccaaaaggtgagctaagcccactggcatcaggggcttatctatagcattctggaaggaatgctgtggataagcccccgatgtatcctgaaaga
This window harbors:
- the LOC143800842 gene encoding vomeronasal type-2 receptor 26-like, which translates into the protein MTLTWTVVTLMLESLPFLNDMMLIRADSYWAQLRHYMKLLCINDLEKGRVCFNDKGEIPETLEILNSISKVGNNTAGGDTLEGLTVNVGTFDGSLPPDQQLNISSLDIIWISNKMPYSRCSEKCFPGSRKAVIAGPHICCYECILCSNGEVSNKSDAENCEKCLYIEWPNEKRDKCVPKVIEFLSYDTDVVAYVFLFLFVLSSTTILLLIGIFICFRNTPVVRANNRNLSFIILVSLKLSLLCIFLFIGKPVDITCMLRHVYFGIIFTVVLSSILAKTITVCIAFKATTPGSSWRKWLGVKLPNSIVMILSSLQVLNAILWLLFSPPFQELDMDSYPGKIIIQCNEGSRLAFYVMLGYMGFLAAVSLILAFMVRKLPDIFNEAQHITFSMLVFFSVWICAIPAYVSSKGKNMVSVEVFAILASGNGIVICIFLPKLWNILAKSKVKTRQLLEE